A region of Haloplanus sp. XH21 DNA encodes the following proteins:
- a CDS encoding DUF2080 family transposase-associated protein, whose protein sequence is MGTFELEGEEIIDREAKEFGGSAHVTVPKDWRGADVKVIRVSDPDETDDQDE, encoded by the coding sequence ATGGGCACGTTCGAACTGGAAGGCGAAGAAATCATTGACCGTGAAGCGAAGGAGTTCGGCGGGAGTGCCCACGTTACCGTTCCCAAAGACTGGCGCGGCGCAGACGTGAAAGTCATCCGCGTCAGCGACCCCGACGAAACCGACGACCAAGACGAGTAA